The nucleotide sequence caGCAGAACACATTTACAGCAGACacttaaaaaacaataacaagtaaaacatattttgtaagTTTCtgtactttatttgtgtatttttagttTGAGgaacttttactccactacactCCATGACataaaattttatattttactccactaaatttaataaaaacatgctgTTCTTCATCTTTTAAAGTGAAGTAGAGTACTTTTGACAGTACTTGTAATAAATTTAACATCAAGAAGCTTTGTActgtaataaattattaatcCAATACGAGTATGAAATACTTATTTTTAACTTTACTCGAGTTTACTGAAGTACTTGATTTGTGTACTTCATGCACCACTGGAAattgatttggaacaacttgagggtgagaaaattatgacagaaatgtcattttgggGTTAACGATCAAATTAACTAAAATTTTCTGGATGAACTATAACTTCTAATAGAATAAACATACCTCTCCGCAAATCAACCTTTATTTTCTTggatttcttcttgtttttatgctttttttccCGTTTCTTCTTTTTTGCTCTAGGTTCAGAATCTGATGAATCTGAGGATTCAGAGGAATCAGAAGATTCATCACTGGACTCATTTTTCTGTGTTGCAGCAATTGTGGATGAAGACGCTGTCAATGCCTGTCCAGGTGAATTAACAGCTTCACATCTCAGATTAAGTGCTTTgacaaagaacaaacaaaatatattaagaaaaaaacttcaggtaaagactttacataatttTTATCCATGTTTAATGTAGCAATGTTTTATAAATGGGGTGACCTTCCTGGTCAACATCCTTCTTAGACCAAatgcaaaatatttaaacaaccAGTCTGTAATATGGTGGGTAAAACAGTGCTACCCCAATGTCTCACTGATTGCGGTTAAGCAATAAAGCCACTCTCAAGAGTCCATGGCATTTCCTGTCAAATTTAagtaattataataaaacattgACTACTGTTAACGCAGGTCCATGGCTCTATTACATACCATCCTCCAGTCTTGATCTGAgaaaatttctgtcatctgtcagAGAGTCAGCTTTTTCCTCAAGATGAAGAATCTTCTGCTTCTGAATCTCAATTTGCATCTTTGCTTTGTCAAGAGCAATCTGTAAGGTTGGTGCACcttata is from Triplophysa rosa linkage group LG13, Trosa_1v2, whole genome shotgun sequence and encodes:
- the LOC130564254 gene encoding coiled-coil domain-containing protein 106-like, whose amino-acid sequence is MQIEIQKQKILHLEEKADSLTDDRNFLRSRLEDALNLRCEAVNSPGQALTASSSTIAATQKNESSDESSDSSESSDSSDSEPRAKKKKREKKHKNKKKSKKIKVDLRRVRTPEDSIKRYHSVLQLVKGGFSKAEAYNKMKVDRNTIVIQAPIAELATANPEEYKGLRATFKKGESIQKFSDLCLARCLVQQNVGVIKSLKESSALLDISKK